In the genome of Anaerolineales bacterium, the window AGTCTATAACGGTAATTGGGGGGATCCCAAGGATTACACCACCCCGGTGGTTAAAGCTTTGCGCGAGAAAGGGATCGATGTGTGGGGTTGGCACTATATCTACGGCGACAACCCGCTCGGAGAAGCCAACGTGGCCATCACGCGTATCCGCCAGTATGACCTGGATGGCTATGTGATTGATGTTGAGAAAGAATACAAAGCCAGCGGCAAAAAAACTTCTGCTAGGCAGTTTATGGATCGGATACGGTCTGCTCTACCCAACCTGACCATCGCCCTCAGTTCATACCGCTATCCTTCCCTGCATCCTCAGGTTCCCTGGACCGAATTCCTGGAGCACTGCGACCTTAACATGCCCCAGGTATACTGGATGAAAGCCCATAATCCAGGCGACCAGCTGGCAAAATGCGTGCGTGAATTTCAGGAAAAAACCCCTGTTCGACCGATCGTCCCTACAGGTGCCGCCTTTCGAGAGTCCGGCTGGAAACCGACCGATACCGAAGTGCTAGAATTCTGCCGCAAGGCGAGGGAGCTAAATCTGAATGCGGTAAATTTCTGGGAATGGTCGGATGCACGCTCTGGGAACCTGCCTGGCGTGTGGGAGACCATCCAGGAATACAAGTGGAGACAGAAAGACGAGCCCAAGGATATCTGCGAGAACCTGATCGATGCGATGAATGCTCACGATATCGATAAAATCCTGGGACTGTACAGCCTGCCGGCCATCCATATCAATTCCATTCGCACCACGGCAGGGTTTGAGAATTTACGAGCCTGGTATCAGCGACTGTTCAACGAGCTCCTGCCAGAAAGCAAATTTATCCTGAGCAGCTATTCAGGGAAGGGTAGCGCCCGCCATATGACCTGGGCTGCTTCTTCCACCAAAGGGATTGTCCGCAACGGAAATGACACATTAGGCTTAGTTAAGGGTAAAATCAGTTACCACTATTCTTTCTTCTATGTCACACCCTTAAATGCCATTCCTGGATAAAGCCTTACTCAAATTTATCTGTGCAATTCTCGTTCTGAGTGGTGGCGTCAGTATATGCGGCTTGCCTGTCTCTGCACCTCCATCTGCCACCCCGACAAGCACATCTAGCCAAACGAGTACGTCGACCATCACGCCGACCTATACCCTAACCCCTACTCGTACAGTCACATCCAGCCCGAGTGCCACTGCCACGCGCACCAGCACCCCTACACTAACACCAACCCTGGCTCCCCTGGCTGGTTTTTCATCGCGTGTTTTACGAGAAGGTGTGCAGCCTGAATCGTACATCGATGACCAGTGTTTCTACCTGAAAATGCGCTGGTCGGGGGAGGGGAGTGCCCCAGGTACTGTAGTGGTGCCGATCATGTTCCACAGCATAGCCCAAGATGGCACCCAGCTGGCGGATCCTAACAAGGACATCACCGGGGAGCAGTTCCTTTACTTTGTTGATTATGCCCGATACCTGGGATTTGAGACCATCACTACCCAGCAATTACTGGACTTCCTGACGCAGAATGCCCCCATACCCAGGCGCTCGATGATGCTAATCGTGGATGACCGTCGCCCAGGGATGATCAACGAATGGCTGATGCCGATCCTAGAGCAATATCAATGGACTGCCACCCCGGCATACATTGCTGACCCAAACAGTATGCAGTGGGCGTGGGACCTGATGGATCAGCTGAACGCAACAGGTAAGCTGGATGTGCAATCGCATGGCTATACGGGCCAACTGTATATCTTGCCAGAGACACCCCTGCAAGAGATCCAAAACGAGATCTGGAATTCCACCCCTGTGCTGGAGCAGCATTTTGGGAAGCGACCTATCGCTTTTATCTGGCCGGGAGGAAATTTTACCCCCCTCAGCGCTGAAGTAGCTCGAGAGGGAGGTTATGAGTTGGGATTTTCCGCATATTCACGTGGTCCATTATTGTTCAACTGGATACCCCTGGGAGCGGAAGAACGGGCCGTCACCGACCCGCTCATGGTGCTACCCCGGGCATGGAGCAGTGCAGCCAACATTAACCTGGATGAAGCAGTTAAGATCAGTGAGCAAGCCACGGCCTTCGCTGAGGAATACTTTAGCACTGAAGCTGACTGGTTTGCAACCTACTGTGGGGGCGAGCTGACCAGGCCGTAAAATCATTTATCATTGAAGTTTTCAACTATCAACACGGTCTTATCGAATATCAAGATTAGAGACCATAATCATCAAAAACGCCAGCCTGGAAGACTGGCGTTTTTCACATGTTGATTTGTAAACTAAGGTTTTGGCTTCCGTTTTGACTGTGGGTTCTTTTTCGTAAGCGGTTTCCAGCCGGGTGGGAGCACGATATTGGGGATCACAACATCCGTTGATTTCACTGTGAAACTGGATTTTCGAGGTTTCGAGGCTTTAGTTGCTTTACCACCAGTCTTTTTGATCGGCTTGGATTTTTGAGCCGTGGATTTCTGCGGTTTTTTCCCGGCAGCTGCTGGAGGAGTGGATTTCGTTTTAACGGTTGCTTCCTTCTTTACTGACTTTGTTTTTGTGGTGGCTTTTGTTTTTGTGTCCCCAACCGCGACTTTCACCTTGGCCTGTGATTGAGACCCGGTTTTCACCTTTGATGGGCTGGTTTTGGTTTCAGGTATACCTTCTTCCTTCAACAAGGATTTTTTTACAGGTTTCGCTTTCTTGCCCGTGGCTACCGTTGGAGTCGTTTTTATGCCACGCGGCTTCGGAGGGGCTTTTGCTTGCGCAGGTGGTTTCACCTGGGTTGGTTTTGACTGACTGGAAAGGTTGGCTTTCGCCTTCACAGGTTCAGGTTTGGGTTTAGGTACAGGGGCTGCCTTGGCCTGTTTTATCTTTGCCGGTGATGGTTTTCCGTCGCTGGTCTTCGCAGTGATTGATCTGCCTTTCTTCACCGCCGCTGCAGCAAGAGCAGTTTTGACTGCAGGTCCGGCCATCCCAAAGGATAGCTGTTCAACTTCAGGCTGATCCTGCCCTTCAATTTCTTCAGGTACTTGAATTTCCTTATCTCCAACGGCTTTCTCGCCCGCAACCGGGCGTGGCACGGCCCAGGGAATGCTCAAGCCGAGCACCTGGTAACCGGCTTTCAAGTCAAGCACCGCCTTGCCTGATGCAGACCGCGTTTGCAGGGGAGCTTCGTCAAGGCGCATGGCTTTTGGGGCAAGTTTATCAATGAGCACAGTAATACGCGTGGTAGGCCTACCGAGTGCTACACCCACCAGCTGGGAGGTGCGCGGCAGTTTCCAGGCGATTACGCCCTGGCCATAGCGCCCCTGGAGGGGGAATTGCCCGATTTCAACCCGTTTGGCTTTGCCGTCGGAGGTGATGAGCAAGACCTCGCCCCGGCGTGGGAATAATTCCATACCAATGACCAGATCGCGCACCCCAAGTTTGATCCCGTTTACACCTGCAGCCACCAGGCCCATCGGGCGAACATCATTTTCGTGGAAACGAATCGCCATGCCATCTGCGGTGGCCAGCAGGATCTCCGATTGCCCATCGGTCAAGCGCACCCAACCCAACCGATCCTCATCATTCACCTTGACCAGAGTGAAGCTGTGACCAGTTGGCCCAGGCAGCTCTTCCAACGGTGTTTTCTTAAGCATTCCTTGTTGGGTTGCGGTGAAAACAAACCAGCCTTCCAGGCGTTCATCCTTGGGTGGGAGGGTAAATAATGCGGCCAGATTATCGCTATCCGACAGGGCTGACACCTTGTGTTTGGGAGATCCATCCTGGGGGTTGGGTGCTTCGGGAAGGGTCTGGACGGGAATACCTGCAGCTTCCCCTTTTTCAGAAACGAGAAACAGGGTATCACGGGTATTCACCTGCAGCAAGAAACGTGGTGCCAGGTTACCGCTGATACGCGGCGGTTTATCATCCAGTGTCCGGGAGATCAGTCCATCAATCGTGGCTGAAACCCACACGGTTTGCTCAGGCAGCAAGTCGGTGGCGGTGAGCACAGGCAGGACCGATTTCGCACTTGCGCCTAGGCGGGTGATCTGTGTCCGGCGACGGTCACCATAAGCTTCCTTCACCTGCTGAAGCTCGCTAGCGACAACCTGGCGCATCTTGAGCGGAGATTTCAGGAGCGTCTCCAGGTCTTTAATCTGTGCAAGGAGCTCCTTATACTCGTCCTCGATCTTCTTTCGCTCAAGCGCCGCCAGGCGGCGTAGTTGCATATCCAAAATTGCCTGAGCCTGGATATCCGACAGGCGATAGCGCTTCATCAGCCTGTCACGGGCGACATCGGCATCAGGGGCTTTCTTGATCAGGTCGATGATCTCATCCAGATGTTTCAACGCCACGCGCAGCCCTTCCAGGATGTGCAGGCGGGCGCGTGCTCTTGCAAGCTCATATTCGGTGCGCCGGCGGATGACCACCAAACGGTGATCCAAATAGTGTCGCAAGGCTTGCTTGAGGGATAACATGCGCGGTTCACCTTCTACCAGGGCGAGCATGATGATACCGAAGGTAGACCGCATGGCGGTGCGTTTATATAAGTCCTGCAACACCTTTTCAGGCTCAGCTGTGCGGGTGAGCTCGATGACGATCCGCAAGCCATGGCGATCAGACTCATCCCGCAAGTCTGCGATACCCTCCAGGTTGCCATCCCGGGCCAGCTGAGCGATGTGCTCGATAAGGGATGACTTGTTGGTCATGTAAGGGAGCTCAGTCACGATGATGCGGCTACGACCGCGCGTGATCTCCTCGATATGGCAGCGGGATTGCACTGTCACCCTGCCCCGGCCGGTGCCATAGGCGGCGGTCAAGTCGTCTTCGTGGGTATCCTGGACGATCACACCACCGGTTGGGAAGTCGGGACCCTGGATAAACTTCATCAGGTCCTCGATATTAACATCATCCAGTCGTTCCCAATTTCCCAGCATATACACCAGCGCACCGACCACCTCAGCCAGGTTGTGAGGGGGGATATTGGTAGACATTCCCACTGCAATACCCGTAGCGCCATTCACCAGCAGATTCGGTAGGGCCGAGGGAAGGACATCGGGCTCCTGAAGTGAGCCATCGAAGTTATCCGAAAAATCTACGGTTTCCTTGCGGATATCCGCCAGCATCTCCATGGCCGAGGCGGTAAGGCGGGCTTCGGTATAACGCATGGCAGCCGGGGGGTCACCATCCACGCTGCCGAAGTTGCCCTGCCCCTCCACCAGCAAGCAACGCATGGAAAAATCCTGAGCCATACGAGCCATCGATTCATATACAGCCATATCACCGTGCGGGTGATACTTGCCGAGTACTTCACCGACAATCCGGGCAGATTTCTTGTAGGCTGTATCGGGGCGCAGGCCCATATCGAACATGGCGTACAGGATGCGCCGGTGCACTGGCTTGAGACCATCGCGAGCATCCGGCAGAGCGCGTGCCACAATGACGCTCATGGCGTAATCCAGGTAGGCCTGCTGCATGGTTTGATCAATATCGATTGAACGGACGAGGCCGACTTCCATATGAACTCCGGGGAAAACCTAAATTTCGCAATACGATCGGAATAATTTGCAAAGGTATATTAAGGGTAAACGAAAGAAACGTCAAGCCATATTCGTGCTGGTAGAAAATGCAGCCAGGCATTGCCTGGCTGCATGGTGACCGAGAAGAATACGTCTCTCTTATTCGGAATAATCTTCGCTACGGTATACTTCATTTCCTTCAAAGAAGGTCAACAAGACGGAAGTATTGTGGATCTGGGACGGATCGATCTGCAAGATATTCTGATCGAGAACGATGAAATCAGCTTTCTTACCCACTTCAAGCGAGCCGATCTGGTTTTCCATGAAGGCAGAATAAGCCCCATTGATGGTAAAGCTGGTGATCATCTGCTCCACGGTAACCTTCTCTGACGGCACGAGCGCCTGATCGAAGCTAGGATCAACATAAGCTTCGCTTCCTTCCGGTACTGTGCGGGTCACGCCCATTTCGATAGCATCCATCGGGTTAGGTGGGACGGTAACCGGGTAGTCACTGGCTGAAGCAACGGTAGCGCCCACATCAAAGAAGCTCTTCATGGGATACTGCTGGTCTGCCAGCTCCTGGCCCACGTATTCAACCGCCTGGGTGTAGTAGGTATCAATAACAAACCAGTACGGTTGGGGAACTGGAATAGCTTTTAATTTTGCGAAACGGGTAATATCGGCAGGATTGACCAGCTGGACATGCGTGACCATATTGCGAGAGTCACGCGCCCCGTTCTGCTGCTGGGCATACGCGAAACCATCCAAGGTGATGCGGGTGGCAGCATTGCCGATCGAGTGGACATGGATCTGGATGCCAGCCTTGTCGAGAGCAGCGCACATCTCGTTATATTTTTGTGGATCCCAGAGCAACTCGCCCTGGTTAGAGGGATCGTACACGTAAGGCTCTTCCATATAAGCTGTCCCGCCTTCCAACACCCCGTCCATAAAGATCTTGGCAGCAGGGATCCAGAAGTTGCCCCCCTTTTCCTGCGCTTGTAGAGCGAGAAGCTCAGTGATGCGAGACAGGTCATCGTCGGGATTGACCACGACGGCGGTTGGGAAGCGAATCGCCATCTCTCCGGACGCCTCAAAATCATGCAAAGCCTTAAGCTCGCCCTCGGAGGCACTGGGGATGTAGACGGTGGTCATCCCCAAAGAATGGGCCATCTCCTGGAAGTAGCGCAGCCCTTCTAGCAGCTGGTCATTGCTGTAGGGGGGAATCACATCAGCAACCAGATCCGCCGCTGATTCACGCAAAGTGCCGGAAGGGTTTCCATCCGCATCGCGTTCGATGATCCCGCCTTCGGGGTCCGGGGTCTCCTTGGTGACGCCAGCCAGCTCGAGCGCTTTTGAATTCACCCATACGCTGTGGTAATCTTCGGAGTAGAGGACAGCAGGGATATCGGCGACTGCGACATCCAGCTCGGCTGCAGTAGGCCCAGATGGGCCAAACACGGCATTGATCCAGCCACCGCCCTGCACACCTTGCAAGTCGGTTTTACCAGACGTAAAATCCGTGAGAGCCTGCTGGTATTCTTCGACACTGCCTATCCCGTACAGCCAGACCTCATAGAGCTCAGAAACCGCAGATGGGACATGGGCGTGGCTGTCGATCAAGCCAGGAAGGACCAACTTGCCTTGCAGGTCAATCACGCGGGTAATTTCGGCGATATAGTTTTCGACACCTTTGTCATCACCGATATAGACAATACTATCCCCCTTGATCGCCATCGCCTGTGCGACAGTCCGATCCTTGTCCACGGTATAGATCGTGGCATTCTTGATCACCAGATCAGCTTCAACTTTCGGGGTAGCGGGCTGACAGGCGGACAACATGACCAGAACGGTACTGCATAAGACCAGAAACACTCTATTTGCTTTCATGGCATTCTCCTTTTATAACTAAATGGTTTCAAATCTGGCAGTAAAATGACGTAGCAGCTCTGGGGCATAAATGAACTTGTAGCCTGGAACGAATTCTTTTCTCCTGGATATCTTGGCGAGAATTTCCACCACGTAATCTAAGTGAGCCTGGGTATACACCCTGCGGGGGATAGCAAGCCTGACCATCTCAAGTGCTGGATGTTTCATAACCCCTGTGACGGGATCAGGGTGAGCAAACATGACGCTACCAATTTCGCTGGTGCGAATGCCTCCCTGGCGATACAGCTCAATCGATAAAGCCTGACCCGGGAAATGGGCAGGTGGAATGTGGGCCAAAAAATGTCCAGCATCCACATACACTGCGTGCCCACCGGGAGGCTCAATGATAGGGATACCTGGCTGCTTCAGGCTAGCTGCCAGATAAGCAGTCTGCCCAAGCCGGTATGCCAGGTAGTTTTCGTCTAATCCCTCGCGCAAACCGGTAGCGATGGCATCCAGATCACGCCCCGCCAGACCGCCGTAAGTTGGGAAGCCCTCGCGGACGATCAGCTCATTGCATAAGCGCCTGAAGAGGTCTTCATCGTTAACGCACAGGAATCCACCGATATTCACGATGGCATCCTTCTTGGCGCTCATCGTGCAGCCATCGGCTAACGAAAATATCTCCCGGGCGATTTCCAAGGTAGTCTTATCAGCATAACCGGGTTCCCGCAGCTTGATGAAGTAGGCATTCTCGGCGAAACGGCAGGCATCGATAAAAAAGGGGATATTATATTGATGATACGTCTCCGAAACCTGGTGTAAATTTTCCATTGAAACTGGCTGCCCACCACCAGCATTATTGGTGATGGTGACCATGCCGAAGGGGATGTTCTCTGGCCCGGTTTGTTGTATGAATTGCTCCAATTTATGAATGTCCATATTACCTTTGAATGGCAGTATGGCAACAGGGTCATTGGCTTCATCGATGATCAGGTTGACCGGGTAGCCTCCGCGGGCGCTGATATTGGCAAAGGTGGTGTCAAAGTGCATATTGGATGGGATAGAGCGCCCTTTGTTCACCAGCACGCTACACAGGATATTTTCAGCGGCGCGACCTTGATGGGTGGGGACGAAGAAACGAAATCCAAAGATGTCCTGGATAGCCTCCTTCA includes:
- a CDS encoding DNA gyrase subunit A, whose translation is MEVGLVRSIDIDQTMQQAYLDYAMSVIVARALPDARDGLKPVHRRILYAMFDMGLRPDTAYKKSARIVGEVLGKYHPHGDMAVYESMARMAQDFSMRCLLVEGQGNFGSVDGDPPAAMRYTEARLTASAMEMLADIRKETVDFSDNFDGSLQEPDVLPSALPNLLVNGATGIAVGMSTNIPPHNLAEVVGALVYMLGNWERLDDVNIEDLMKFIQGPDFPTGGVIVQDTHEDDLTAAYGTGRGRVTVQSRCHIEEITRGRSRIIVTELPYMTNKSSLIEHIAQLARDGNLEGIADLRDESDRHGLRIVIELTRTAEPEKVLQDLYKRTAMRSTFGIIMLALVEGEPRMLSLKQALRHYLDHRLVVIRRRTEYELARARARLHILEGLRVALKHLDEIIDLIKKAPDADVARDRLMKRYRLSDIQAQAILDMQLRRLAALERKKIEDEYKELLAQIKDLETLLKSPLKMRQVVASELQQVKEAYGDRRRTQITRLGASAKSVLPVLTATDLLPEQTVWVSATIDGLISRTLDDKPPRISGNLAPRFLLQVNTRDTLFLVSEKGEAAGIPVQTLPEAPNPQDGSPKHKVSALSDSDNLAALFTLPPKDERLEGWFVFTATQQGMLKKTPLEELPGPTGHSFTLVKVNDEDRLGWVRLTDGQSEILLATADGMAIRFHENDVRPMGLVAAGVNGIKLGVRDLVIGMELFPRRGEVLLITSDGKAKRVEIGQFPLQGRYGQGVIAWKLPRTSQLVGVALGRPTTRITVLIDKLAPKAMRLDEAPLQTRSASGKAVLDLKAGYQVLGLSIPWAVPRPVAGEKAVGDKEIQVPEEIEGQDQPEVEQLSFGMAGPAVKTALAAAAVKKGRSITAKTSDGKPSPAKIKQAKAAPVPKPKPEPVKAKANLSSQSKPTQVKPPAQAKAPPKPRGIKTTPTVATGKKAKPVKKSLLKEEGIPETKTSPSKVKTGSQSQAKVKVAVGDTKTKATTKTKSVKKEATVKTKSTPPAAAGKKPQKSTAQKSKPIKKTGGKATKASKPRKSSFTVKSTDVVIPNIVLPPGWKPLTKKNPQSKRKPKP
- a CDS encoding amidohydrolase; its protein translation is MKANRVFLVLCSTVLVMLSACQPATPKVEADLVIKNATIYTVDKDRTVAQAMAIKGDSIVYIGDDKGVENYIAEITRVIDLQGKLVLPGLIDSHAHVPSAVSELYEVWLYGIGSVEEYQQALTDFTSGKTDLQGVQGGGWINAVFGPSGPTAAELDVAVADIPAVLYSEDYHSVWVNSKALELAGVTKETPDPEGGIIERDADGNPSGTLRESAADLVADVIPPYSNDQLLEGLRYFQEMAHSLGMTTVYIPSASEGELKALHDFEASGEMAIRFPTAVVVNPDDDLSRITELLALQAQEKGGNFWIPAAKIFMDGVLEGGTAYMEEPYVYDPSNQGELLWDPQKYNEMCAALDKAGIQIHVHSIGNAATRITLDGFAYAQQQNGARDSRNMVTHVQLVNPADITRFAKLKAIPVPQPYWFVIDTYYTQAVEYVGQELADQQYPMKSFFDVGATVASASDYPVTVPPNPMDAIEMGVTRTVPEGSEAYVDPSFDQALVPSEKVTVEQMITSFTINGAYSAFMENQIGSLEVGKKADFIVLDQNILQIDPSQIHNTSVLLTFFEGNEVYRSEDYSE
- a CDS encoding tyrosine phenol-lyase, with protein sequence MPIYPPEPFRIKMIEPIRLIDQPARELALQQAGYNVFNLHAEDIYIDLLTDSGTGAMSQEQWSAMLSGDESYAGARSYFRLKEAIQDIFGFRFFVPTHQGRAAENILCSVLVNKGRSIPSNMHFDTTFANISARGGYPVNLIIDEANDPVAILPFKGNMDIHKLEQFIQQTGPENIPFGMVTITNNAGGGQPVSMENLHQVSETYHQYNIPFFIDACRFAENAYFIKLREPGYADKTTLEIAREIFSLADGCTMSAKKDAIVNIGGFLCVNDEDLFRRLCNELIVREGFPTYGGLAGRDLDAIATGLREGLDENYLAYRLGQTAYLAASLKQPGIPIIEPPGGHAVYVDAGHFLAHIPPAHFPGQALSIELYRQGGIRTSEIGSVMFAHPDPVTGVMKHPALEMVRLAIPRRVYTQAHLDYVVEILAKISRRKEFVPGYKFIYAPELLRHFTARFETI